The genomic segment CAAAGGCCAACAAGGCAAAGGCGCTTTACAAAATGGTGGAAACGCTCGGCCTCGCCCAGCGCGATTTTAAGCACCCCGGCAATGTTTATGACTTCATTGAGATACTCGACGGCGACAGTGTGCATCGCATCAGTTGGGGAGAGGCAAACATTCCCGTTGACCCAAAAATCAAAGACCTGTTCAACGAGTTGAATGGTTTGACAAAAAAGTGATTTTCCTTTCCAAACAATTGTTTTTCAAATCTTTGTAATGAAATCCACACCACTCAAATTCATCCTCCCACTTGCCTCTGTCATATTCCTGGCCTTCGCGTGCAGCCAAAAGCCGACCGACCGCTCGGCTTCCAAACCCGCACCTCCCTCAGCAGCCGGCACAGGGGCTTTCGCCGCCGAAAAGGTCGTGCTCGACACCTTCGCCGACCTCCAAATCCTTCACTACGAACTGCCCGGATGGGACAAACTCTCGCTCCGCCAAAAGACCTTCATCTATTACCTGTCGGAAGCCGCGCTGGCTGGCCGCGATATCATCTACGACCAGCACTGCAAACACAACTTGACCGTGCGCAAGATGCTTGAGGGCATCTATGACTCCTACAAAGGCGACCGCAGCTCGACGGATTGGAAAAAATTCGAGACCTACGCCAAGCGCGTGTGGTTCAGCAACGGCATCCACCATCACTACAACGAGACCAAGATACTCCCCGATTTTTCAAAAGAGTATTTCTACGCCTTGCTGCAAAACTCCGACCCGAACAAACTGCCTTTGGCGCAGGGCGAAAACGCCAACAACCTTATCGCCCGGCTGACTCCCATCGTGTTCGACCCGAACGTGTTGGCCAAACGAACCAATAAGGACAAAGGCGTGGATGTGGTGAAAACGTCCGCCGTCAATTTTTATGAAAACGTGAGTGCCGAGCAGGTGGACGAGTTTTATCAGAAAAAACTCAGTGAAGCAGGGGCCAATCCGCCACAATTCGGCCTCAACTCCAAATTGGTCTCCGATGGGAAACGCACACTCAGCGAGCAAGTATGGAAAGCCGGCGCAGGCAATATGTACGGCGCGGCCATTGACAAAATCGTCGGGTATCTCGAAAAGGCGATTCCTTTCGCCGAAAACGAGCAGCAGAAAAAAGCCATTCGCTTGCTCGTGGAGTACTACAAGACCGGCGACCTCAGAAAGTTTGACGAGTACAATATCGCTTGGGTGCAGGACACCGAAAGCACCATTGACTTCATCAATGGCTTCATCGAAGTCTATCACGACCCGCTCGGCTACAAGGGCGACTGGGAAGCGGTGGTGCAATACAACGACCCCGATGCCACCGCCAAAATGGCAACCGTGAGCCAAAACGCGCAGTATTTTGAGGACAACTCCACCATCCCCGAAGCATACAAAAAGAAAAACGTGAAAGGGGTCTCCTACCGCGTCATCAACGTCGCCATGGAAGGCGGCGACTGCGCCCCCAGCACACCCATCGGTATCAATTTGCCCAACTCCAACTGGGTGCGTGAGCAATACGGCTCCAAATCCATCAGTCTCAACAACATCGAAAACGCCTACGCCAAAGCAGGTGGCGCATTGGCCTTGCAGGAATTCGCCCACGATGCAGAGGAGGTGGAAATCGCCAAAAAATATGGAGAAGCGTGCAGCAAAATGCACACGGCGCTCCACGAGGTCATCGGACACGCAAGCGGCCAGCTCAAGCCCGGCATGCCAGAACCCAACGTCACCCTCAAGCAATACGCCAGCACCCTCGAAGAAGGCCGCGCCGACTTGGTGGCCCTATACTTCATGCCCGACCCCAAACTCGTGGAATGGGGCCTCCTCCCCGATGCCAACGCCTACAAAGCCGAGTACGACCAATACATCCGAAATGGCTTGCTCATGCAACTGCGCCGCATCCCCTCAGGTGCCGACATCGAGGAAGACCACATGCGCAACCGCCAACTCGTGGCCGCTTGGGCTTATGAAAAAGGCAAAAAAGACAACGTCATCGCCAAAGTGGAGCGCAACGGCAAAACCTACTACGACATCCGCGACTACGCCAAACTGCGCGTGCTGTTCGGCCAATTGCTCGCCGAAATCCAGCGCATCAAATCGGAAGGCGACTACCAAGCCGCCCATGACTTGGTGGAAACCTATGGCGTGAAAACCGACGCAGCCACTGGCCGGCAGGTGAAAATGCGCTACGCCAACTTGCCCACCAAGGCCTATTCGGGCTTCGTGCAGCCGCGGTTGGTGGCGGTGCGCGACGCAAGCGGCCACATCACCGACGTGAAGGTGGAGCGCGAACTCGACTTCGTGAAGCAGATGTTGCGCTACGGGAAAGAGTACTCGTTTTTGCCGGTGAACAATTGAAGCAAAAGAGATGCCTTCGTGAGAATGCCCGACCAGCCAATGTCAAAGTGCTAGCCGGGCATTCTGCGAAAAATAGCGCGACAATACTTGGCATCAGTCAAAAAACTGACCAATATCATCGCCTCAAAGAGAACATTTCGAGAGCCATGCCGTTGAATTTCCACAAAATGTTCGTTAACCTCTAAATCACTTTCGTTATGAAACGAGGCAATGTATTGTTAGGCTTTCTGGGCGGCGTAGCCGTAGGCACACTCTTAGGCATCCTGCTCGCTCCCGACAAGGGGGAAAGAACCCGCAGAAAAATTGTTAAAAAAGGCGAAAACTATGTGGACACCCTGAAGGACAAGTTCGATGACATCTTGGAAGAAGCGAGCGAAAAATTTGAGAGCGCCGTCAAAGAGGCAACCAACGCCGTAAAACGCACCAAAGCCAAAGCCAACTCAATGGCTGATGAGGTGCTCGACAAAGCATAAGCTGCGCTGAACAAAATGCTTGTGGGGTGCTCCGGGAGTTTCTTCCGGGGCATTTCTTTTGGGCGGCATGGGGCCTGCCATGCCGCATCCCTTTTAAAAATTGTTCCCAAAACCAATACGCCCGCGAATCCTCAACATACCCAAAACAACCGATACTTGCCAGGCGAATACCCCCACTAACTCGGCTGTGTCGCGACAATCTGCGTTCGGCCAGCAAACACATCCCGCCCCTGCTTGTTTTTTGTGCCTATTTTTGCCCCTCAAACATTTTCACTCTGGCATGAAACACAAATACGCTTACCTGCTCGCCCTCAGCGTTTTCCCCCTTGCGCTACTTGCCCAAAAACCCGCCAAACCCAACGCTGCCGACCTGCACCACGCCATCAAAAAACTCAACGTGCTTGGCTCGGTGCTCTACGTCGCCGCCCACCCCGACGACGAAAACACCCGGATGATTAGCTTTCTGCGCAACGAAAAACTGTACGACGTCACCTACCTCTCCATGACTCGCGGCGACGGCGGCCAAAACCTCATCGGGCCTGAAATCCGCGAGCTGCTCGGCGTGTTACGCACCCAAGAATTGCTCATGGCCCGTTCCATAGACGGCGGTCGGCAACTCTTCACCCGCGCCAACGACTTTGGTTTTTCCAAAAACCCCGAAGAAACCATGCGCATCTGGGACAAAGAAGCCGTGCTCGCCGATGCGGTGTGGGCCTTCCGGCAAACCCAACCCGATGTGGTCATCAACCGCTTTTACCACGATAAAAAATACGACACGCACGGCCACCACACGGCCTCCGCCATGCTCTCCGTGGAAGCCTTCGACCTCGCTGGCAACGCCGACGCATATCCCGAACAACTGACCTACACCAAACTCTGGCAGCCACGCCGCCAATTTTTCAACACCTCGTGGTTCTTCTTCGGAGGCCAGGAAGCCTTTGAGAAAATGGACAAGAGCCACCTCTATGCCCTTGATATGGGCGTGTATCTGCCGCTCAAAGGCAAGAGCAACGGCGAAATCGCCGCCGAAAGCCGCTCCATGCACCGCTGCCAAGGCTTCGGCATGCTGAGCAACCGAGGCTCCTCCATGGAATATCTCGACTTCGTGAAAGGCGACCGACCCAGCTCCAACGACCTGTTCGAGGGCATCAACACCACTTGGGGGCGCGTGGCAGGCGGCGAGCCGATAGGCAGGCTGCTCTACAAAATTGACCAAAACTTCCGCGCCGACCAACCCGCTGCCTCCGTGCCCGACCTCTTGCAAGCCATGCAGATGATGCGGGCGTTGCCCGATGGTTTTTGGAAAACAAAAAAATTGGAAGAAATCAAGGAGGTCATTCGCGGGTGCCTCGGCCTTTATCTGGAAGCCACAGCAGCCGAACCCATCACAACCCCGGGCGAAACGGTCAAAATCCGTTTGGAGGCCATCACCCGCGCCCCTGCGAAAACAAGTGGCATGGCCAACGGCACCAACGGACACAACCCCGAAAACGAAAGCGGTGTCACGCTCCACAGCATCGCTATCGCCCCCGGCCTTTTTGACACCGTTTGCGCCAAAAACATGGATTTGAACAAAGGATTCGTCGTGGAACGCAAAGTGACCATTCCGCACGATGCGCCGTTCACAGCGCCCTATTGGCTGCGCACCGCCTCCACCGA from the Saprospiraceae bacterium genome contains:
- a CDS encoding PIG-L family deacetylase, which codes for MKHKYAYLLALSVFPLALLAQKPAKPNAADLHHAIKKLNVLGSVLYVAAHPDDENTRMISFLRNEKLYDVTYLSMTRGDGGQNLIGPEIRELLGVLRTQELLMARSIDGGRQLFTRANDFGFSKNPEETMRIWDKEAVLADAVWAFRQTQPDVVINRFYHDKKYDTHGHHTASAMLSVEAFDLAGNADAYPEQLTYTKLWQPRRQFFNTSWFFFGGQEAFEKMDKSHLYALDMGVYLPLKGKSNGEIAAESRSMHRCQGFGMLSNRGSSMEYLDFVKGDRPSSNDLFEGINTTWGRVAGGEPIGRLLYKIDQNFRADQPAASVPDLLQAMQMMRALPDGFWKTKKLEEIKEVIRGCLGLYLEATAAEPITTPGETVKIRLEAITRAPAKTSGMANGTNGHNPENESGVTLHSIAIAPGLFDTVCAKNMDLNKGFVVERKVTIPHDAPFTAPYWLRTASTEGMYSVEDQLLRGIPETPRFATVRWSLSIAGVPLEYETDVAWKTNEPAIGEVWRPFEVLPPVFVEFTEPSYIFSQNNNKVAVRVKAGRDSVAGTVSVMVPDKNWKIIGQDQAFSFTRKGEEKIFSFDVQTNGNTAQTLLNAVVSIGSTRYSDRLVTIKYDHIPQQSVLLPSAVSAARLDLQVKARNIGYYMGAGDDVPAALRQMGCRVTILEDKDMETAALAKFDAIVVGVRAYNTKDNLSFQHAQLLEYVKNGGTLLLQYNTSHALVRPDVAPYPLKLSRARVTDEAAEVRFLLPQHPVLNTPNKLTSRDFDGWVQERGLYFPGEWDAAFEAPLSMNDPEEKPADGALLVARHGKGYFVYTGLSFFRELPAGVPGAYRLFANLISLGK
- a CDS encoding dihydrofolate reductase: MKSTPLKFILPLASVIFLAFACSQKPTDRSASKPAPPSAAGTGAFAAEKVVLDTFADLQILHYELPGWDKLSLRQKTFIYYLSEAALAGRDIIYDQHCKHNLTVRKMLEGIYDSYKGDRSSTDWKKFETYAKRVWFSNGIHHHYNETKILPDFSKEYFYALLQNSDPNKLPLAQGENANNLIARLTPIVFDPNVLAKRTNKDKGVDVVKTSAVNFYENVSAEQVDEFYQKKLSEAGANPPQFGLNSKLVSDGKRTLSEQVWKAGAGNMYGAAIDKIVGYLEKAIPFAENEQQKKAIRLLVEYYKTGDLRKFDEYNIAWVQDTESTIDFINGFIEVYHDPLGYKGDWEAVVQYNDPDATAKMATVSQNAQYFEDNSTIPEAYKKKNVKGVSYRVINVAMEGGDCAPSTPIGINLPNSNWVREQYGSKSISLNNIENAYAKAGGALALQEFAHDAEEVEIAKKYGEACSKMHTALHEVIGHASGQLKPGMPEPNVTLKQYASTLEEGRADLVALYFMPDPKLVEWGLLPDANAYKAEYDQYIRNGLLMQLRRIPSGADIEEDHMRNRQLVAAWAYEKGKKDNVIAKVERNGKTYYDIRDYAKLRVLFGQLLAEIQRIKSEGDYQAAHDLVETYGVKTDAATGRQVKMRYANLPTKAYSGFVQPRLVAVRDASGHITDVKVERELDFVKQMLRYGKEYSFLPVNN
- a CDS encoding YtxH domain-containing protein, with protein sequence MKRGNVLLGFLGGVAVGTLLGILLAPDKGERTRRKIVKKGENYVDTLKDKFDDILEEASEKFESAVKEATNAVKRTKAKANSMADEVLDKA